In Vitis vinifera cultivar Pinot Noir 40024 chromosome 11, ASM3070453v1, a genomic segment contains:
- the LOC100248831 gene encoding protein PHOX1, translating to MGKQSLKKKNQGGGKPGDGKVKQSKVGDNGARPYDKDTAVFIEMSQELKEEGNKLFQKRDHEGAMLKYEKALKLLPRNHVDVAYLRSNMAACYMQMGLSDYPRAIHECNLALEVAPKYSKALLKRARCYEALNRLDLALRDVTTILNMEPNNLMALEIGESVKKAIEKKGIKVNDRATNLAPEYFVPSASTSPKVVKAKTQKKKSEKIEEKKAENKVVVEEKKAEEKVVMEEKKAEDKVVVEEKINRVEEEEPKKTVKLVFGEDIRRAQLPVNCSLSELREVIRDRFPSSRAVLIKYRDQEGDLVTITTNEELKLAEASVGTQGSIRLYVVEVNPEQDPFFERVMNEVDANKIDMKQNNGTLNGTVGKCKETGIGSSYIDDWIIQFAQLFKNHVGFDSDEYLDLHEHGIKFYSEAMEETVTSEEAQGLFEIAAEKFQEMAALALFNWGNVHMSRARKRVYFTEDASRESVLVQIKTAHDWAQKEYLKAKQRYEEALKIKPDFYEGLLALGQQQFEQAKLSWYYAIGSNVDLEMWPCEEVLQLYNKAEDNMEKGMQMWEELEEQRLSELSKPNEVKIQLQNMGLDGLFKDISVSKAAEQAANMKSQINLIWGTMLYERSIVEFKLGLPVWQESLEVSVEKFELAGASPTDIAIMIKNHCSSNNALEDLGFKIDEIVQAWNEMYEAKRWQSGVPSFRLEPLFRRRVPKLYHALEHV from the exons ATGGGGAAGCAGtctttgaagaagaagaatcagGGGGGAGGGAAACCGGGTGATGGAAAGGTGAAGCAAAGTAAAGTTGGGGATAATGGCGCAAGACCTTATGATAAGGACACTGCTGTATTCATTGAGATGTCCCAAGAATTGAAGGAAGAAGGGAATAAATTGTTTCAGAAGAGGGACCATGAAGGAGCGATGTTGAAGTATGAGAAAGCCCTTAAGTTGCTTCCGAGAAATCATGTTGATGTGGCTTATCTTCGGAGTAACATGGCAGCATGCTATATGCAGATGGGTCTCAGTGACTACCCCAGGGCAATCCATGAGTGCAATTTGGCGCTTGAAGTTGCACCTAAGTATAGTAAAGCATTGTTAAAAAGAGCAAGGTGTTATGAGGCTCTGAATAGGCTTGATTTGGCGCTGAGGGATGTTACCACGATTTTGAATATGGAGCCAAATAATCTCATGGCATTGGAGATTGGGGAGAGTGTAAAAAAGGCGATTGAGAAAAAGGGCATCAAGGTGAATGATAGAGCAACCAATTTGGCCCCAGAATATTTTGTGCCTTCTGCTTCAACTTCCCCCAAAGTGGTGAAAGCAAAGACACAGAAAAAGAAGAGCGAAAAAATTGAGGAGAAGAAGGCTGAGAATAAGGTTGTCGTGGAGGAGAAAAAGGCTGAGGAAAAGGTGGTCATGGAGGAGAAAAAGGCTGAGGATAAGGTGGTCGTGGAGGAGAAAATTAATAGAGTTGAGGAAGAGGAGCCTAAGAAAACTGTGAAATTGGTGTTTGGGGAGGATATAAGACGGGCACAGTTACCCGTTAATTGCAGTCTCTCAGAACTGAGGGAGGTTATACGAGACCGGTTTCCCAGCTCAAGAGCTGTTCTGATTAAATACAGGGACCAAGAAGGTGATTTGGTCACAATCACCACTAATGAAGAACTCAAGTTGGCTGAAGCATCAGTGGGAACACAAGGGTCTATTAGGTTGTACGTGGTGGAAGTTAATCCAGAGCAAGATCCATTCTTTGAGAGAGTTATGAATGAGGTAGATGCGAACAAAATTGATATGAAACAAAATAATGGGACTCTGAATGGAACTGTaggaaaatgtaaggaaacAGGGATTGGGTCATCCTATATTGATGATTGGATCATTCAATTTGCTCAGCTATTTAAGAACCATGTTGGGTTTGACTCTGATGAATACTTGGATCTTCATGAGCATGGAATAAAATTCTACTCAGAAGCCATGGAAGAGACAGTTACAAGTGAAGAAGCTCAAGGCCTTTTTGAGATAGCAGCAGAGAAGTTCCAAGAGATGGCAGCTTTAGCTCTGTTTAACTGGGGAAACGTCCATATGTCCAGGGCAAGGAAAAGGGTTTACTTTACTGAAGACGCCTCTAGAGAGTCTGTACTTGTGCAGATCAAAACTGCTCATGATTGGGCACAAAAAGAGTATCTGAAAGCAAAGCAGAGATATGAGGaagcattgaaaataaaaccaGATTTCTATGAAGGTCTTCTAGCTCTAGGGCAGCAGCAGTTTGAGCAGGCAAAACTTTCCTGGTATTATGCAATTGGTAGCAATGTTGATTTGGAAATGTGGCCTTGTGAAGAGGTTCTACAGCTTTATAACAAAGCTGAGGACAATATGGAAAAGGGCATGCAGATGTGGGAGGAATTGGAGGAGCAGCGTCTGAGTGAACTGAGCAAACCAAATGAGGTCAAAATCCAGTTGCAGAATATGGGCTTGGATGGGCTATTTAAAGATATATCTGTCAGTAAAGCTGCAGAGCAGGCTGCAAATATGAAGTCTCAGATAAACCTTATATGGGGTACCATGCTTTATGAGCGTTCTATTGTGGAATTTAAATTAGGGCTACCAGTCTGGCAAGAAAGCTTGGAGGTTtctgttgaaaagtttgaactTGCTGGAGCTTCTCCAACAGATATTGCCATTATGATAAAGAATCATTGCTCCAGCAATAATGCATTGGAAG ATTTAGGGTTCAAAATTGATGAGATAGTACAGGCATGGAACGAGATGTATGAAGCTAAAAGGTGGCAGAGTGGTGTTCCTTCTTTCAGACTAGAACCACTATTTCGACGGCGAGTCCCGAAACTATATCATGCCTTGGAGCATGTGTGA